One genomic window of Monodelphis domestica isolate mMonDom1 chromosome 1, mMonDom1.pri, whole genome shotgun sequence includes the following:
- the LOC103096169 gene encoding zinc finger protein ubi-d4-like, protein MAVLKEQDYRDAIEECCNYNARLSAERRQRLPFLDSQTHVAQSNCYIWMEKRHRGPGLKPGQWYSYPSRRWQKSRRPHHLSEDPWLAFSTKPDPKGTPKKDGLISESASSLRALLQAGHLGESGANDGHLGLGQVAFSQERKPTPEFEDEFEDEEGPLVIDLKDSEEDEPKPEQGKIPSRTLW, encoded by the coding sequence ATGGCAGTTCTTAAGGAGCAGGACTACAGAGACGCCATAGAGGAGTGCTGCAATTACAATGCCCGCTTAAGTGCTGAGCGCCGTCAGCGCCTGCCCTTTCTGGACTCCCAAACTCATGTGGCCCAAAGCAACTGTTACATCTGGATGGAAAAGCGACATCGTGGTCCGGGGTTGAAGCCAGGGCAGTGGTATTCCTATCCTTCCCGGCGCTGGCAGAAAAGTCGCCGGCCCCACCACCTTTCTGAAGATCCCTGGCTGGCCTTCTCAACCAAACCAGACCCAAAGGGGACTCCGAAGAAGGACGGGCTGATCTCTGAGTCTGCGAGCAGCTTGAGGGCTCTGCTGCAAGCTGGCCACCTGGGAGAGTCTGGAGCTAATGATGGTCACCTGGGTTTGGGCCAGGTTGCCTTCAGCCAGGAAAGGAAGCCGACCCCTGAGTTTGAGGATGAATTCGAGGATGAAGAAGGGCCCTTGGTGATCGATCTGAAGGACTCTGAGGAAGACGAACCCAAGCCTGAGCAGGGCAAAATTCCGAGTAGAACCCTCTGGTAA